Genomic DNA from Roseburia intestinalis L1-82:
TCAGAAACTTCCGGCAGTGGGAAAAACAGTAACCTCTGGAAAAAACAGTTATAAGGTGACAAAACAGGGAACTGCCGTAGCATTTGTAAAAACGAAAAGCAAATCGAAAACGATAACGATTCCTGCGACAATTAAGATTGGAAATACCACTTACAAGGTAACTTCTATAGCTGCAAATGCATTGAAAGGCAATAAAAAACTGACCAAAGTAACCATTGGGAAAAATGTGACAAGCATTGGAAAAGGTGCATTTCAAAATTGTACAGCACTGACAAAGATTACAGTACCGGATAAGGTAACTTCCATTGGTGATTTAGCTTTTTCAGGATGTAAAAAGATGACGACAGTAACGCTTGGAAAGGGCGTAAAGAAAATTGGAAAAGAAACTTTCAAAGGCAATTCTAAATTATCCAGTATTACAATCAAATCAACAGCGTTAAAGAGCGTTGGAAAGGATGCATGGAAAGGTATCCAGTCAAATGCAAAGATCAAAGTTCCTGCAAAGAAACTTTCGGCTTATAAAAAACTTTTGAAAAATAAGGGACAGGGCAAAAAAGTAAAGATAACAAAATAACAGTTTCAATGGGGCAGCTTTTTAAAGCTGTCTCATTTTTAAAATAGGATATGAAATACTATTGCATTTTTCTATATTTTTGAATATACTAAAAACAACAGAGTTGCCCGAGTTTTTTGGACATTGGGGACCAGGCTGAGACATGTGCTCAGCTTTTTTCTTTAGAGAACTGGATTGGAAAGCAGGATTTTCACATACAGGAATGGAGACTTTTACATGAAGAGAGTATTTTTGATCGTACTTGACAGCGTTGGGATCGGGGAAATGCCGGATGCGGCAGCTTACGGCGATGCGGGAAGTAATACCATAAGAGCTGCGGCATCCAGTCCGTATTTTTCGATGCCGAACATGCAAAAACTGGGATTTTTTAATATAGACGGAATGGAGATCGGAGAAAAAGAAAAGAATCCGGCCGGATCTTTCGCGAGAATGACGGAGGTATCGAAAGGAAAAGATACGACGATCGGGCACTGGGAGATTGCGGGCATCATCTCAAACAGTCCGCTGCCGACTTACCCGGATGGATTTCCACAGGAAATTTTAGACGAGTTTACGAAGAGAACCGGAAGAGGAGTGCTCTGCAATAAACCGTATTCCGGGACAGATGTCATCCGCGATTACGGCGAAGAACACATGAAAACGGGAAAACTGATCGTATATACATCTGCAGATTCAGTATTTCAGGTGGCAGCGCACGAGGATGTCATTCCGGTTGAGACACTTTACGAATACTGTAAGATTGCAAGGGAGATACTGACCGGGGAAAATGGTGTGGGACGCGTGATCGCAAGACCGTTTGTCGGCACGCCGGGCAATTTTACAAGAACGGTACGCCGTCATGATTTTTCCCTGCAGCCACCGAAAGTGACGATGTTAGATCAGTTGTGCGGACATGGATATGATGTGCGTTCCGTGGGCAAGATCATTGATATTTTTGCAGAAAAAGGAATCAAAGAGTATGTGCGCACGACCGGAAATGAGGATGGAATCAACAAGACGATCGAGTATATGAAACAGGATTTTGAGGGACTTTGTTTTACAAATCTTGTAGATTATGATATGCTCTACGGGCACCGCAATGATGTGGAAGGCTACGCAAAGGCACTGACTTATTTCGATGAGCGCCTGCCGGAGCTAATAGCTGCAATGAGAGATGAGGATATCTTAATGATCACGGCAGATCACGGCTGTGATCCAAGCACACCGTCGACCGATCATTCGAGAGAATATACACCGCTTGTGATGTATGGAAAACCGATCAGAGCGGGTGTTAATTACGGAACAAGAGGCTGCTTTTCAGATATTGCGGCAACCATTCTTGCTTATTTTGACATTAAGCCGGAGTGTGCGGGAGAGGCAATCCCGATTTTATAAGGATTTTTGGAGGATAAAATAGTTTTGGCTGATTTAAGAAAAGAGATAGAAAAAAGACGTACATTTGCAATCATTTCCCACCCGGATGCAGGTAAAACGACTCTGACAGAGAAGTTCCTGCTCTACGGAGGAGCGATCAATCTTGCCGGTTCCGTCAAGGGAAAGGCAACTGCACGCCATGCGGTATCTGACTGGATGGAGATCGAGAAGGAGAGAGGTATTTCCGTTACTTCTTCTGTGTTACAGTTTAATTATGGCGGCTACTGCATCAATATTCTGGATACACCGGGACATCAGGATTTCTCGGAGGATACTTACCGTACCCTGATGGCTGCGGACTCTGCGGTCATGGTCATTGATGGATCAAAGGGTGTCGAGGCACAGACGAGAAAATTATTTAAGGTCTGCGTGATGCGCCATATTCCGATTTTTACTTTTATCAATAAAATGGACCGCGATGCGAATGATACGTTTGATCTGTTAGACGAGATTGAAAAAGAACTTGGGATCGCAACCTGTCCGGTCAACTGGCCGATTGGTTCCGGAAAGAATTTTAAGGGTGTATATGACCGTAACACAAAAGAGGTCATGACGTTCTCCGACACGTTAAAGGGAACGAAAGAGGGAACCGAAAAGCATATTGCAGCGGATGATCCTGCACTGATCGAGGAGATCGGACAGGACGCATACGCTAAGCTGATGGAGGAGATCGAGCTTCTCGACGGGGCAAGTGCAGAGTTTGATATGGATCTTGTCACAAAAGGACAACTCTCCCCGGTATTTTTCGGATCTGCCCTGACCAACTTTGGTGTGGAGACATTTTTACAGCATTTCTTAAAAATGACCTATTCCCCACTGCCGCGTAAAGCTGACATCGGAGAAATAGACCCGTTTGATGAGCATTTTTCCGCATTTGTATTTAAAATACAGGCAAATATGAATAAGGCACACCGTGACCGTATCGCGTTTATGCGTATCTGTTCCGGAAAATTTACCGCCGGTATGGAGGTTACACATGTGCAGGGAGGCAACAAAAAGATCAAACTGTCGCAGCCGCAGCAGATGATGGCACAGGAGCGCCATATCGTAGACGAGGCGTATGCGGGGGATATCATCGGAGTGTTCGATCCGGGCATTTTCTCAATCGGAGATACGCTTACCACAGCAAAACCGTTCCAGTTTGAGGGAATCCCTACTTTCGCGCCGGAGCATTTCGCGAGAGTGCGCCAGGTGGATACCATGAAGCGTAAACAGTTCATGAAAGGCATGCAGCAGATCGCGCAGGAAGGTGCGATCCAGATCTTCCAGGAATATAATATGGGTATGGAAGAAGTCATCGTCGGCGTTGTCGGTGTCCTTCAGTTTGATGTTTTAAAATACCGTCTGGAAAATGAATATAATGTTGAGATCCGCATGGACAACCTGCCATACGAGCATATCCGCTGGATCGAAAACGAGGAGATCGATATGGACAAGCTTGTCGGAACTTCGGATATGAAGAAGATCCAGGATTTAAAGGGCAGACCGTTACTCTTATTTGTCAATGCATGGAGTGTTGGTATGGTGCTTGACCGAAATGAGGGACTGGTGCTCTCTGAGTTCGGGCGTGAGTAAAGGACAGGTTTAGCTGGCAAAATCTGTAATACGCGGGTATTGTCAGTTAAGTGAATTTAGACAGCAGGAAAAGGAAAACAGAAAATGGCAGTTATCACAATCACAAAAGATAATTTTGAAAATGAAGTACTCGGTGCAAAACTTCCGGTTGTATTAGATTTCTGGGCAGAGTGGTGTGCGCCGTGTAAAATGCAGTCACCGGTGATTGAGGCGCTTGCGGAAGAATTAGAAGGCAAGGTCATCTTCGGTAAAGTCAATGTTGACGAGGAGGCTGTGCTGGCATTGAAATATCAGATTATGAGCATCCCGACGCTGGTTGTCATGAAATACGGATTATTTCAGAACCGTGCAGTCGGACTGCAGACAAGAGAAGAGATCATAGATATGATCGAGCAGATCAAAGAAGACTAAAAACAATAGAATGCACACTTTGCGAACATTCTATTATGATGAATCACTTCAGGCATAGCCGTGTGAAACTCATCAGCAGCTGTGAGTTTCACATGGCTATGCCTTATTTTTCTGATAAGCAGCCTTTTCCGCCTGCATCTCCAAATACATCCGCATCACATTCCATTTCCGATTTGTCGGCGTAAGCACTGCTTTATAATCTATGACAACCTGATCCCTGCGGAGAGATGCTAAAAGTTTATCCATCTTTTTCTCTGTAAAATCACAGAAAACAATCAGACTTTCCGCAGGAACCTTCCCGGAAAAAGGCTGAATCAAAGGGGAAGCAGTCTTATTTGCAATCATCTCCAATGGTTTTAAATAATCAGAGGAAGGAACCTCCTCCACACGGACCTTCAAAGCCCCCGTGATCTGCTTTAATTTTTTGAGATTGTTGTCATCTAAATGAAATACCAGTAATTTTTCCATGTGTAACTCCGTTTCATATTTATAGAATAGACATATTATAAGAGTTTTGCAGCAGGGTGTAAATATGTTTTATAGCAAAGATTAAGCTGCAAAAAGGTGTATCAAAACCTGATGGCCGGCAAATCGCACAAAACAGACCCGGTATCATGCAATTTGCCATTCACGAAACTCAGTTATACCTTTTGCAGCTGAACACAGTCTTAACTTTATGGCAAGTCTTAATTTTATGAAAGAAACTACTTGTAAAGAAACCACCACTATGATACACTTGTCGATAAGGAAAATCATTTCCGCTAAGGTTGTCAGATAAAAATCTTCACCGCCCTTTGGTGGCGGTTCACAGGCAGAAATCTGCCGGTTTATCCCATGAATAAAAAGAAATAGCATAACTGGAAAAGGTGTGCTGCAGACTGTCATATGTCAGATGGGGAAGCATATGGAAAATTGCAGACAATTTTGTGGTTGACATTTCGGGAAAAATATAATACTATTAGAACAGAAAAAACGAACATAAGTTCGCACGGAGGAAAGAAATGGCAAAGGAAGATAAATATAAAGAGATCAATGCAGTAAAAAATGATAAATTAAAAGCGTTGGATGCTGCAATTTCACAGATTGAGAAACAGTACGGCAAAGGCTCCATCATGAAACTTGGTGATAATTCCGCACATATGAATGTGGAGACGATTCCGACCGGATCATTAAGTCTTGATATTGCACTTGGTTTAGGTGGACTTCCGAAAGGAAGAATCATCGAGATCTATGGACCGGAGTCCAGTGGTAAGACGACCGTTGCCCTGCATGCGGTTGCTGAGGTACAGAAAAGAGGCGGTATCGCAGGATTTATCGATGCAGAGCATGCCTTAGATCCTGTCTATGCAAAGAATATCGGCGTTGACATCGACAACTTATACATATCCCAGCCGGACTGCGGAGAGCAGGCACTTGAGATCACAGAGACCATGGTACGTTCCGGGGCGGTTGATATCGTGATCGTCGACTCCGTGGCAGCACTCGTTCCAAAGGCAGAGATTGATGGAGATATGGGTGATTCGCATGTCGGACTTCAGGCACGACTGATGAGCCAGGCACTTCGTAAGCTGACTTCTGTCATCAGCAAATCCAACTGTGTGGTTATCTTCATCAACCAGCTTCGTGAAAAAGTAGGCGTAATGTTTGGTAATCCGGAGACAACGACCGGTGGACGTGCACTGAAGTTCTATTCTTCTGTCCGTATGGATGTCAGAAGGATTGAGGCATTAAAACAGGGCGGAGAGGTTGTTGGTAACCGTACCAGGGTAAAAATTGTTAAGAATAAGGTGGCACCGCCATTCCGTGAAGCAGAGTTTGATATTATGTTTGGACAGGGAATTTCCAGAGAGGGCGATATCTTAGACCTTGCAGCAGATAAGGGTGTGGTTAACAAATCCGGAGCATGGTATGCATACAATGGAGATAAGATCGGCCAGGGACGTGAGAATGCAAAACAGTATCTGAAAGAAAATCCGCTGATCTGTGAGGAGATCGAGGCAAAAGTCAGAGAAATGTTAAATGTGGACGGAACGGAAGAGTCTGAGGAAACAAAGGAAAACGAGACTGAGGCACAGAGCATAAAAGCAGCGGAAGCGATCGCAAAAAAAGCGGAAGCGGCTGAAAAGAAAGCAGAGAATACAGCCGAGGTAAAAGCGGAGGAATAAAAGATGCAGGAGTTGCTTGTCGTAGAAGTAATTCCCCGGGAAAAAGGAAGGACTTCCATTCGGTTTGACAACGGGATGGAAGTCCTTTTATATAAGGGTGAGGTAAGAAAATTATCCTTGCGGGAGGGGACTGTCATATCCCGGGAGAAATATGATGAGATCATCTATGAAATACTTGGAATGCGGGCGAAGAAACGTGCGATGTTTCTTTTGGAACGAATGGACCGGACGGAACATCAGCTGCGGGAGAAGCTGATGCAGAACGGGTATCCTGATGTGTGCGTGGATCTTGCAGTGGAGTATGTCAGAAAATATCACTATATCGATGATCTGCGCTATGCGACGACCTATATTTCATATCAACAGAAGAAAAAAAGCCGTCAGAAATTAAAAATGGATCTTATAGCAAAAGGAATTGAAAAAAGTGTGATAGAACAGGCACTTGATGAGGTGTTCGACAGTGATGAACAGTTAAAGATCCGTCAGCTTTTAGAAAAGAAACATTATGAACCAAAAGAATGTGACCGCAAAGAACAGCAGAAAATTTACCAGTATCTGATGCGCCGTGGATTTAAGAGCAGCGATATTTTGCATGTCATGAAAATCTGGGATGAATACGAGGAATAAGAACATAGGAAAACGGGGGATTTTTGGTACAATATGTTGTATTGTTGCAAAATAAAAATGCAATATTATGCACATTGAACAGTTATCTACTTGACATAAATATTAAAATAGAATAAAATTTATATGTTGTAATTATGACAGATAACAAACCATGTTTTTATGTTATATGTACAATGAAAATTTAATAAAGGAGGTGCTCCTGTGGGAAGTGTGATTATCGCTGTTGTGATCACTCTACTGGTTACCGCGGTCGTTGTATATTTCGTCACAACTGCTTACTATAAAAAAGTAACAGAGGCTAAGATCGGAAATGCAGATGAAAAAGCGCGTGAGATTATTGATGAAGCGGTAAAAACGGCAGAAACCAAGAAGCGTGAAGCAATGCTTGAAGCGAAGGAAGAATCCATCCGTGTCAAGAATGACTTAGACAAGGAGGTAAAAGAGCGGAGAGCGGAGATCGGACGCAGTGAACGACGCATTGTTCAGAAGGAAGAAAATCTGGACAAAAAGTTAGAAGCGATCGAAAAACGCGAGGCGGGATTTGCAGCCAAGGAAGAAGAGATCAACAGACAGAAAGCGCAGGTCGCAAAGCTCAATGAAGAGCGTGTGAAAGAACTGGAAAGGATCTCCGGTTTAACCTCCGAACAGGCAAAGGATTATCTCTTAAAGACTGTTGAAGAAGACGTTAAAATTGATACTGCAAAATTGATCAAAGAAATGGAACACAAGGCAAAGGAAGAAGCTGATAAGAAGGCAAAAGAGTATGTGGTGACTGCAATTCAGAAGTGTGCTGCGGATCATGTTGCCGAAACGACGATTTCTGTTGTACAGCTTCCGAATGACGAAATGAAAGGAAGAATCATCGGACGTGAAGGACGTAATATCCGTACGTTAGAAACGTTAACCGGTGTGGATCTGATCATTGATGATACGCCGGAGGCAGTGATTTTATCCGGTTTTGATCCGATTCGTCGTGAAGTTGCCAGAATTGCTTTGGAAAAACTGATTGTGGATGGTCGTATCCATCCAGCAAGAATCGAGGAAATGGTTGAGAAGGCTCAGAAAGAAGTCGAGACAATGATTCGTGAGGAAGGTGAGGCAGCAACCTTAGAGGTTGGTGTTCACGGAATCCATCCGGAGCTTGTGCGTCTTTTAGGCCGGATGAAATTCCGGACGAGCTACGGACAAAATGCTCTCAAACATTCCATTGAAGTAGCACAGCTTTCCGGATTACTGGCTGCTGAAATCGGTGTAGATGTAAGAACTGCAAAACGTGCAGGATTGTTACATGATATTGGTAAATCTGTCGATCATGATATGGAAGGTTCCCATATTCAGATCGGTGTGGATTTATGTAGAAAATACAAAGAGTCACCAATTATTATCAATGCGGTAGAAGCGCATCATGGTGATGTAGAACCGGAGTCATTAATTGCATGTATCATTCAGGCTGCAGATACAATTAGTGCAGCAAGACCAGGTGCCAGAAGAGAGACACTGGAAACATATTCAAACAGATTGAAACAGTTAGAAGATATTTCTAACGGATTTAAGGGTGTAGAAAAATCCTTCGCTATTCAGGCGGGCAGGGAGATTCGAATCATGGTTGTTCCGGAGCAGATCAGCGATGCCGATATGGTATTGCTTGCGCGTGATATTTCCAAACAGATCGAAGCTGAATTGGAATATCCGGGACAGATTAAGGTAAATGTTATTCGTGAGTCAAGGGTAACAGATTACGCGAAGTAATTCGTGACAATGGGGTTGCTCGCAGAGCGTGCGATCTATTGTATGAAAAATAAAGAGACTGCCGTACCGGTGTCATAAATGACAGGTACGGCAGTTTTTGCATATATGGAATCAGAGAAAGACGGAATTCTGAAAAAAAATAGTGCCAGGATGTAAAATATATGTTAAAATACATCTGAAAATGAGTGAAAGAAAGGTGGTGTGGCAAATGCAGAGAGTAAAACAGCATAAGTGGTTTCTGTTTATCCTGATTGGATTTATCGTAATATCTTTCTTTCAGTTTTTACCGCAGACAGATACACTGCATTTGTATGAAAAGACACCACAGAGTTTTGAGCTGACCGCAGGCGGGCTCCTGAAGTATGGAATAGAAGGACAAAATGCAGACCAGGCAGGGGAATGTGAACTAGAAGAATATCACATAGACCGGTTGACGGGACCGGAAATAGCAGAACGTCAGGCATGCGGTCTCCCGGAAGAAACACCGGCGGCTACACTGGCGCGAACGACACAGAGTGAAGCTGCGCTGGGTGAACAGAATCAGAGCCGTTTTCAGATGTTACGGTTTTTAGTAGAAGTATATGTACTTTTAATGATCCCAGCAGTTATTCTGCATATGGCACTAAAAAGATTTAGCAGCCATATGATCATACTGTGGCAGAATATAAAATACATACATCTTGTTGATGGTAAGAAGGCAAAACGTATTCCTGTAATTGAATAAAAAGATGATATTACAGGAGGCGTATTAACGTGATAGAAAATAGAATAAGTGACAGAGCAAAAATATTACTGATCGATGAGGATACAAGCATTTCTTATCTGATCCGCAGGGCAATGGAAAAAGAAAATTACAAGATTTATATTGCAGGAAGTGGAAAACAGGGAATGGAGATGAGTACCGGTGTCTGTCCGGATCTGATTCTGATGGATAATAAATTTTCTGATATGGAAGGGATCACCTTGATCCAGTGGTTCAGGGAGTGGACGGATTGCCCGATTATAATCCTGTCGGAACGGAGCAGCTACCTTGATAAAGTGGAGGCATTATATGCCGGAGCAGATGATTATATGGTAAAACCGTTTCATGAGAAGGAACTTGCGGCACGGATTTTTTCCGCATTACGCAGAAGAATTTCGGTAGGTGCGCATACATATTACGAGGCAGGAAATCTTAAGGTTGATTTTACAAAAAGACAGGTTTTGCTTGGAGGAACGGAGGTTCATTTTTCACCGGTGGAATACCGGATCATAGAAAGTCTTGCGTTAAATTCTGGTACGGTTGTAACATATCAGATGCTTTTGGAAAAAATATGGGGACCATATGCAGAGCAAAACAGCAGGATTCTTCGTGTCAATATGACGAATATCCGAAAAAAAATAGAAAGTTCTCCTTTAGAACCGGAGTATATTACAACGATCCCGCGGGTAGGATACCGGATGTTGGAGAGTCAGGCTGAGAAAGGTGGCATGCAGATGCTGGAAAATCAGGCTGGCAGAAACATGAAAGTGATGGAAGGTCAGAATATCAGAAATGGTATCCGTATGATGGCATAAAAATAAGCTGCACACAGAGGTGTGCAGCTTATTTTTTTCTGGATGTACGATAATCTTTTGACTGACAGTAAGAATCGTAAATTGCGTAAACAAACCCTCCGATGATAATGCCAATCCCGATGACAGAAAAAACAATCTCAATGACTGTCATAGTAAAATCTCCCTTTCGTAAATTTGATGTTATCAGTATAACAGTCAAACTTATAAAAGGGAGATTTTTGTGTATTCCTTAATCTTTTTTGGAAAGAGAAGAGGAAAGTTTTAACGTTTTATTTATCTGCCGCTTTATTTTTTGCTTTTAGACGTTGTTTTGCCAAGTACATCTGTTCATACGCACGTGATAAGAGCTGATGGAAAGGTGTGTCAGTGTCCGGTGCTATGCCATTCACTTGCCTGCGAACAGTAACAAGTCGCCTTCGTCGTGTCCAAATTGTATAAAAGTAGATGGAAAATAAAGGCAGAGGGTGGTACAATAAGAACAGATACTGTAAAAAAATAACAGACTTGGAATATATTGAAGCGGAGGAATATTGTATGGACCAACAGGTTAAGAGAGTAAAAAGAGAACTGGTAAAAAATGGAGCCATTCTGGATATTTATACAGATACGATGCAGCTGCCGGACGGAAAACTCGAAGAATGGGATTTTATTTCACACAGAAAAGGGGCGGCAGCCGTTGTTCCGGTACGCGGAGACGGAAAGATTCTGATGGTGCGTCAGTACCGGAATGCAATCGACCGTATGACACTTGAGATACCGGCGGGATCAAGAGACAGTGTTACAGAAGACACAAAGGTGTGTGCTGCACGGGAGTTAGAGGAGGAAACGGGATACCGCAGTGATGATCTTACGCGTCTTTTGTCACTTAAAACAACAGTTGCATTTTGTGACGAGTTCATTGATGTGTATTTAGCGCGTAATTTAAAACCGGGACATCAGCATTTAGATGAGGGAGAGTTCCTTGATGTCGAGGCACATGACATCGATGAACTCTGTCAGATGATCTACGATGGAAAATTACAGGATGCCAAAACAGTTTCTGCACTTTTGGCATATAAAAATCTTCTGAATCAGGAGAAAAACGCATAAACTGAAGAAAAGTGTATGTGGGGCGTGTGTGAAAAAAGAAGGATGCCTGTTTCTGCCTGTATTTTTTGTGGGTGTTTTTCTTGCAAACCTGTTAAAGTATAAGGCAGGGGATCTTTGCCGGATATTAAATATATGGATTTTAGAACAGTTCGCATATAGCAGCATTTCACCGGAAAGACTGTTCTGGCTGCTGTTTTGGAAACGGGGAAAGTTCGCATTTTTTTTCTTTTTGTTTGGGGAAGGGTGCGGATATGCGGTGGCATCGACGGTATGGTTGTGTCTTCTGACAGGAACATTTGGATTTTTTCTTGCAATGGCGATTGCGGATCTTGGAATCCGTGGTGTTGCAGTTGCGTTTGTCGGTCTGCTTCCACAGGCATTTTTTTATGTGGCTGCGGTACTATGGTGCCGCTTTTGTGGCAAAAACAGCAGACAGTACCGGCCACCGGTATGTAATCCGAAAATCCGCATAAAACAGGCGGTAGAATCTGTTGTATTTTATGGGGTGGCAGTAATACTGGTAATCGGCGGCGTATTTGCAGAAGCTTATATCAATATTCCGCTCCTTAAGATGATCGTAAAAAATTTTTGAAAAGATTGCTTTTCGGTCTGCTTATCATTATAATGAAAAAATACACAGGATAAAAAGAAAGTCAGGAAAAAAACATGACACATG
This window encodes:
- a CDS encoding phosphopentomutase, giving the protein MKRVFLIVLDSVGIGEMPDAAAYGDAGSNTIRAAASSPYFSMPNMQKLGFFNIDGMEIGEKEKNPAGSFARMTEVSKGKDTTIGHWEIAGIISNSPLPTYPDGFPQEILDEFTKRTGRGVLCNKPYSGTDVIRDYGEEHMKTGKLIVYTSADSVFQVAAHEDVIPVETLYEYCKIAREILTGENGVGRVIARPFVGTPGNFTRTVRRHDFSLQPPKVTMLDQLCGHGYDVRSVGKIIDIFAEKGIKEYVRTTGNEDGINKTIEYMKQDFEGLCFTNLVDYDMLYGHRNDVEGYAKALTYFDERLPELIAAMRDEDILMITADHGCDPSTPSTDHSREYTPLVMYGKPIRAGVNYGTRGCFSDIAATILAYFDIKPECAGEAIPIL
- a CDS encoding peptide chain release factor 3, translating into MADLRKEIEKRRTFAIISHPDAGKTTLTEKFLLYGGAINLAGSVKGKATARHAVSDWMEIEKERGISVTSSVLQFNYGGYCINILDTPGHQDFSEDTYRTLMAADSAVMVIDGSKGVEAQTRKLFKVCVMRHIPIFTFINKMDRDANDTFDLLDEIEKELGIATCPVNWPIGSGKNFKGVYDRNTKEVMTFSDTLKGTKEGTEKHIAADDPALIEEIGQDAYAKLMEEIELLDGASAEFDMDLVTKGQLSPVFFGSALTNFGVETFLQHFLKMTYSPLPRKADIGEIDPFDEHFSAFVFKIQANMNKAHRDRIAFMRICSGKFTAGMEVTHVQGGNKKIKLSQPQQMMAQERHIVDEAYAGDIIGVFDPGIFSIGDTLTTAKPFQFEGIPTFAPEHFARVRQVDTMKRKQFMKGMQQIAQEGAIQIFQEYNMGMEEVIVGVVGVLQFDVLKYRLENEYNVEIRMDNLPYEHIRWIENEEIDMDKLVGTSDMKKIQDLKGRPLLLFVNAWSVGMVLDRNEGLVLSEFGRE
- the trxA gene encoding thioredoxin — translated: MAVITITKDNFENEVLGAKLPVVLDFWAEWCAPCKMQSPVIEALAEELEGKVIFGKVNVDEEAVLALKYQIMSIPTLVVMKYGLFQNRAVGLQTREEIIDMIEQIKED
- a CDS encoding DUF3783 domain-containing protein; this encodes MEKLLVFHLDDNNLKKLKQITGALKVRVEEVPSSDYLKPLEMIANKTASPLIQPFSGKVPAESLIVFCDFTEKKMDKLLASLRRDQVVIDYKAVLTPTNRKWNVMRMYLEMQAEKAAYQKNKA
- the recA gene encoding recombinase RecA, producing MAKEDKYKEINAVKNDKLKALDAAISQIEKQYGKGSIMKLGDNSAHMNVETIPTGSLSLDIALGLGGLPKGRIIEIYGPESSGKTTVALHAVAEVQKRGGIAGFIDAEHALDPVYAKNIGVDIDNLYISQPDCGEQALEITETMVRSGAVDIVIVDSVAALVPKAEIDGDMGDSHVGLQARLMSQALRKLTSVISKSNCVVIFINQLREKVGVMFGNPETTTGGRALKFYSSVRMDVRRIEALKQGGEVVGNRTRVKIVKNKVAPPFREAEFDIMFGQGISREGDILDLAADKGVVNKSGAWYAYNGDKIGQGRENAKQYLKENPLICEEIEAKVREMLNVDGTEESEETKENETEAQSIKAAEAIAKKAEAAEKKAENTAEVKAEE
- a CDS encoding regulatory protein RecX, which produces MQELLVVEVIPREKGRTSIRFDNGMEVLLYKGEVRKLSLREGTVISREKYDEIIYEILGMRAKKRAMFLLERMDRTEHQLREKLMQNGYPDVCVDLAVEYVRKYHYIDDLRYATTYISYQQKKKSRQKLKMDLIAKGIEKSVIEQALDEVFDSDEQLKIRQLLEKKHYEPKECDRKEQQKIYQYLMRRGFKSSDILHVMKIWDEYEE
- the rny gene encoding ribonuclease Y yields the protein MGSVIIAVVITLLVTAVVVYFVTTAYYKKVTEAKIGNADEKAREIIDEAVKTAETKKREAMLEAKEESIRVKNDLDKEVKERRAEIGRSERRIVQKEENLDKKLEAIEKREAGFAAKEEEINRQKAQVAKLNEERVKELERISGLTSEQAKDYLLKTVEEDVKIDTAKLIKEMEHKAKEEADKKAKEYVVTAIQKCAADHVAETTISVVQLPNDEMKGRIIGREGRNIRTLETLTGVDLIIDDTPEAVILSGFDPIRREVARIALEKLIVDGRIHPARIEEMVEKAQKEVETMIREEGEAATLEVGVHGIHPELVRLLGRMKFRTSYGQNALKHSIEVAQLSGLLAAEIGVDVRTAKRAGLLHDIGKSVDHDMEGSHIQIGVDLCRKYKESPIIINAVEAHHGDVEPESLIACIIQAADTISAARPGARRETLETYSNRLKQLEDISNGFKGVEKSFAIQAGREIRIMVVPEQISDADMVLLARDISKQIEAELEYPGQIKVNVIRESRVTDYAK
- a CDS encoding response regulator transcription factor — encoded protein: MIENRISDRAKILLIDEDTSISYLIRRAMEKENYKIYIAGSGKQGMEMSTGVCPDLILMDNKFSDMEGITLIQWFREWTDCPIIILSERSSYLDKVEALYAGADDYMVKPFHEKELAARIFSALRRRISVGAHTYYEAGNLKVDFTKRQVLLGGTEVHFSPVEYRIIESLALNSGTVVTYQMLLEKIWGPYAEQNSRILRVNMTNIRKKIESSPLEPEYITTIPRVGYRMLESQAEKGGMQMLENQAGRNMKVMEGQNIRNGIRMMA
- a CDS encoding NUDIX hydrolase, translated to MDQQVKRVKRELVKNGAILDIYTDTMQLPDGKLEEWDFISHRKGAAAVVPVRGDGKILMVRQYRNAIDRMTLEIPAGSRDSVTEDTKVCAARELEEETGYRSDDLTRLLSLKTTVAFCDEFIDVYLARNLKPGHQHLDEGEFLDVEAHDIDELCQMIYDGKLQDAKTVSALLAYKNLLNQEKNA